In the Thermoplasmata archaeon genome, one interval contains:
- a CDS encoding antitoxin VapB family protein — MGQKTVALDGEAYELLRKKKREGETFSDVVKRLARKPRSIMDFAGAWKDVPSEDLAKIREFLRRGRELDRRKMAKLIEEMH; from the coding sequence ATGGGACAGAAAACCGTGGCCCTCGACGGGGAGGCGTACGAGCTCCTCCGGAAGAAGAAGCGGGAAGGGGAAACCTTCAGCGACGTCGTGAAACGCCTTGCGCGCAAGCCCAGGTCCATCATGGATTTCGCGGGAGCCTGGAAAGACGTGCCGAGCGAAGACCTCGCCAAGATCCGGGAGTTCCTGCGCAGGGGTCGCGAACTCGATCGAAGGAAGATGGCGAAACTAATCGAAGAGATGCACTAA
- a CDS encoding UbiD family decarboxylase — translation AAAMGISKEDLLAKLLEAQTNPKDTRLVDRAAFQKNASSDVDLTALPIPKLFPKDAGRFITAGVWVAEWQGVRNLSFHRIQVLDRTRGACRIVPRHLRHMYSEAAKAGQELKVAVCVGLDPWNLLGGGTSVEYGMDESRIASALTQACLKKPVDMVRISSGLTVPAEADYVLEGRLIHETHDEGPFVDAVKTYDRVRKEPVLVVDRVYRRDDAVFHIIVGGSDEHFMFMGMPREPVIYQAVSRAVPHVKAVRLTEGGCAWLHGVVSIRKQHQGDGKNAIMAAFGAHTSMKQVVIVDEDIDVYDDRDVEWAVATRFQADRGLVVLHGVRGSSIDPSSVDGFTSKVGIDATKPLGGDPAMFDKATL, via the coding sequence TCGCCGCTGCCATGGGAATCTCGAAGGAGGATCTTCTCGCGAAGCTCCTCGAGGCCCAGACGAACCCCAAGGATACACGCCTCGTCGACCGAGCAGCGTTCCAGAAGAACGCCAGCTCCGACGTCGATCTTACAGCTCTCCCCATTCCCAAGCTGTTCCCCAAAGACGCGGGTCGGTTCATCACGGCGGGCGTCTGGGTTGCGGAGTGGCAGGGCGTGCGGAACCTGTCGTTCCACCGCATCCAAGTCCTCGACCGCACGCGCGGCGCGTGCCGCATCGTGCCCCGCCACCTGCGGCACATGTACAGCGAGGCCGCCAAGGCGGGGCAGGAACTCAAGGTGGCCGTGTGCGTCGGCCTCGACCCCTGGAATCTCCTGGGCGGCGGCACGTCCGTCGAGTACGGCATGGACGAGAGCCGCATCGCATCCGCCCTCACCCAAGCGTGCCTGAAGAAGCCCGTGGACATGGTGCGTATCTCGAGCGGCCTGACGGTCCCCGCGGAGGCGGACTACGTCCTCGAGGGACGGCTGATCCACGAGACGCACGACGAGGGCCCGTTCGTCGACGCGGTCAAGACGTACGACCGCGTGCGCAAGGAGCCCGTCCTGGTGGTCGACCGCGTGTACCGGCGCGACGACGCGGTCTTCCACATCATCGTCGGCGGATCCGACGAGCACTTCATGTTCATGGGCATGCCCCGAGAACCCGTGATCTACCAGGCCGTGTCCCGCGCCGTGCCCCATGTCAAGGCAGTCCGCCTCACGGAGGGCGGCTGCGCCTGGCTCCACGGTGTCGTGTCGATCCGGAAGCAACACCAGGGGGACGGCAAGAACGCGATCATGGCCGCCTTCGGCGCGCACACCTCGATGAAGCAGGTGGTCATCGTGGACGAGGACATCGACGTGTACGACGACCGGGACGTCGAGTGGGCCGTGGCCACGCGGTTCCAGGCGGACCGCGGACTCGTCGTCTTGCACGGCGTCCGCGGCTCGTCCATCGACCCGAGTTCCGTGGACGGCTTTACTTCGAAGGTGGGCATCGACGCGACGAAGCCCCTCGGCGGCGACCCCGCAATGTTCGACAAAGCCACGCTTTGA
- a CDS encoding PIN domain-containing protein, giving the protein MRCLDATYLIDYLEGQAAAVAKVQQWTAASERLATPAPAAAETLLGAYYEGGSALRDALGLMETLEVLPIDATVATEAAQLGAEQLRRGTAASTVDLLIAAAARLHGGILVTRDTGFGRITGLAVETY; this is encoded by the coding sequence ATGCGCTGCCTGGACGCGACGTATCTCATCGACTACCTGGAAGGCCAAGCCGCGGCCGTCGCGAAGGTGCAGCAGTGGACAGCGGCGTCGGAACGGCTTGCGACCCCGGCTCCCGCTGCAGCGGAGACCTTGCTCGGCGCGTACTATGAAGGAGGGTCGGCCCTGCGGGACGCTCTCGGCCTGATGGAGACCCTTGAGGTGCTTCCGATCGACGCGACCGTGGCGACGGAGGCCGCGCAGCTGGGAGCCGAGCAGCTTCGACGAGGGACTGCCGCCTCGACCGTCGACCTCCTCATTGCCGCTGCCGCCAGGCTCCACGGGGGAATCCTGGTCACGCGGGACACGGGTTTCGGGCGAATCACCGGGCTCGCCGTTGAGACGTACTAG